GCGAACGGCTGCTGATCTGCGGCAGCGCCGGCGCCGGCAAGTCCACCCTCGCCTCCGTCGCCTCCGGCATCGTGCCGCGGCTGGTCACGCCGACCGTCTTTTCCGGCATCCACCGCGTCGGCGGCGAGGATGCCGGACGGCTGGATCGCGGCTCCCTGTTCGGCGCGGTCGGTTCCGTCGGCCAGAGCGTCGAGGACCAGTTGTGGGATCTCGGCGTGGAAGACCTGATCGCCTTCCCGCTGGAAAACAGTGGTCTGGCAAAGCCCGCAATCCGGGAGCGGGTCGACGCGCTGATCCACGACTTCGGGTTGAACGCCCTGCGCGGACGGCGGGTGCTGACGCTGTCCGGCGGAGAGCGGCGCATGGTTGCGTTGGCGGCCGCCCAGGCGGACCGGCCGCGCTATCTGGTGCTGGACGAACCGACGACCGGGCTCGACCCTGCCGCCACCGCGCGGCTGATTTCGCTGCTGGAGCGCGCCTCCGTCGACAGGATGGGCATCCTCGTCACGGAAGAGAACGCCGTACCGTTCGGTCGACTGGCCGATGCCGTGCAGTTGCTGCAGAATGGCAGGCTGACCGCACGTCGTCCGATGGCCGAATGCCTGGCCGACGACGCCGCGTGGGCCGATTGCGGGCTCATTGCGCCGGCAAGCCGGCCCCGGAAGCTGGAAGCGGTGACCCCGGGTGCCGACAGGCTTGCGGTGGAGCACATCCGTACCCGGCTGCAGCGCGGCGACGGCAGGCCGGTCCTCGGCGATGCCGGCTTCCGGCTGCAGGCAGGAGAGATCGTTGGCCTGATCGGGCGCAACGGCGCCGGCAAGACGACATTGTTCCAGGCACTCCTTGGTCTTGCGCCGATTGCCGCGGGACGCGTCGTCATCGAAGGTGCGGACGCCGAAAGCTGGACCGCCGCCCGCCGCGCACGGTCCATCGCCTATCTGCCGCAGACCATGCGGCGTGTGCTTTTCAACATGACGGTGCGCGAGGAGTTGCTGTTTGCCGTCACAGCCGGCGGCGCGGTGGACGACGAGGCCCGCCAGCGAGCCGCGCATGCGCTGGCGACATATGGCCTGGCCGCCCATGCGGAAACAAACCCGTTTGCCCTTTCGGCACGGCAACAGGCACTGCTGGGCCTTGCCTGCGCCGATGCTGCGGCGGCCCCCGTCGCCATACTGGACGAGCCCCTCTTCGGCCGCGACGTCCATGGCCGGCGGATGCTCGACACCTTCCTGCAGGCGCAGAGGCGGCGTGGCGGCGCGGTGCTTGTGATCTCTCACGATCTCGACATGGTCGACGACGTTGCGGAGCGGCTTCTGATACTCGACGGCGGCGCCATCACGCATGACGGCCCAACCGATACGGCATGGACCAGCGCCGCCTTCGCGGCCCTCGGCTGGCCGGCGCCCCGCAACGCCACCCGCGGAGAAGCCGCATGACGCGCATTCACGACATCAATTTCTTCGCCAAGCTGGGGCTTGCCTTCGCGCTGATGGTGGTGGCCTGGGCCGTGCCCGGCTGGTGGTGGGGCGTGCCCATCGCGGCCGTCACCATACTGGTCCTTGCGGCAACCGGTGTCCCGGGCCTGTCGGCCTATCTCAAGGGTGCAGGCCTTCTGGTCCTGCTGGTCATGGCAAGCTGGATCGTCAACCTTGCGATACAGGGCATGCCGTGGCCGGACACGATACCGGTGGCTGCCGGCATGGCCGCGCGGCTCGTCACGACCACCGCCGCCTTCTACTTCGTGATGGAGACATCCAGTCCCGGCTCCATCCTGGCCGCATGCAGCGCCGCGCGCCTGCCACCGGTGGTGACGCTGGTGCTGTCGCTGACCTTCGGCATCATCCCGATGCTGCGTGAGGATTTCCAGCGCATTGCCGATGCGCAGCGCGCCCGGGGCATGGAGATAGACGACGTGCCCTTCTTCAGGCGGCTGCGCTATTCGCTTGCGCGCGGGGTTCCGCTCCTGGTGCAGGCCGTGCGCATGGCGCACGCCATCTCGCTGTCGCTCGCCATCAACGGCTTCGACATGCGGCGCAAGCGCACCACATGGCGCAATGTCGGCCTGCTGGTGGAGCCGACCCTGCCACCGAGGAGAGGCACCGTATGACGCATTCCCCCATGACCGGCCAGCACTGGACTGTCGATGTCGCCGGCCTTGCCGTCGAACTTCCCATCGTGGCCATCAAACCGGACTTCGCCATTTCGCTGATGATGGTCATCGATCTCGGCGTCCGCTTCGGCGCCCATGCGGGCGCCGCGCTGGCACAGAAGGTCGCGCCGCTGCGGCCGGACATCATCGTCGGGCCGGCCACCCTAGGCATCCCCGTGGCCATCGAGACGACGCGGGCGCTGGGGCTGGACCGGTACGTCGTGCTGCAAAAATCGCCCAAGATCCATCTCGGCGACGCGCTGGTGCAGACGATCTCCTCTATTACCTCGACCCGCGAGCAGCAATTGCTGCTGGACCGCCAGGCCGTGCCGCTGATCGCCGGCAAGCGCGTCGTCGTGGTGGACGATGTGGTGGCGTCCGGCTCCAGCCTGAAGGGCGCGGCCGACCTCGTCAGGCGGGCCGGCGGCATCGTCGTTGGCCTTGGCGTGATCCTGACCGAGGCGCGAGACTGGCTCCAAACCCTTGGCGAGGATGCGGCGCTGGTTCACAGTCTGGCGCATATCCCACAGTTCAGGAACGAGGGCGGAACCTGGGTTCCAATGCCGGAAACGTTTCTTCACAATCCGGATTAGCGGCGTCCGCCAACCTCATCGATATGCACAAGAAGATCGGCTGGATCGTCATAGACGCGGATGGCTCCCGCCTCTTGCAGCTCTTCCCGCCCGTAGCCACCGCTGAGAAGCCCGATGCCGAGGGCCCGGGCGCGCGTTGCAGCCAGCATGTCCCAGATGGCGTCGCCCACCACCATGCAGTTCCCGATCGGAAATCCGAGCCTGTCGGCGGCGGCCAGGAACAGGTCCGGGTCGGGTTTGGCGTAACGCACCTGATCGCGCGTCACGACAACGGAGCGATCCGGGTCGACGCCGAGCGCCTCCAGGTTGACACGTGCGGTTTCCATGCGGCCGCTGGTGGCGATGGCCCATGGTATGCCGGCCTCGCCAAGCCATTTCAGCAGTGCGCGGGCGCCGGGTAGCGGCTGGACGCTCGCCCTTTGCGCCCGGTACGCTTCCGCGTGGAGATGGCGCAGCCGCTCCATCCGCTCAGGGGTCAGGTCCTGGCCGGTTTCCCGCAGGAGCTGGTTTGTGAACAGGCCCCCGCTCATGCCGATGCGCCGGTGGATGCGCCAGACGGACAGGGCGATACCCTCTTCATCCAGCGCATGCTTCCACGCCAGCACATGCTGATAGACGCTGTCGACGAGCGTCCCGTCGAGATCGAACAGGAAGGCGGTTTCCATGCGCATGTCGCAGCCTCTCGCTTTACCTGGCACCGGTAGGGCGGAAACTGGCGCAAACATGTCGGTTGACGAGGGGCGTCAGGCGTCGGCGAAGACGTCCACCTGCGCGCCCGGGCGCGTACAGGCGATGGATGCAGCATGCGCTGCCGCAGAAACCGCCTCTGCAAGGCCCATGCCTTCGTTGACGCGCGCGGCGAGCGTTCCGGTGAACAGGTCCCCGGCGCCCGTCGTGTCCACGACGACGACCTTGGGCGCATCGAAATGTCGTTTCGCCCCGTCGGGCGCATAGAGGTCGACGCCGGCAGCCCCCAGAGTGACGACAAGCTGGACGCCGAACCGCCGGGCAAGCTCGGCCAGCCCATCGGCCCCGCCGGCCAACCGTCCGGCAACCTCGGCCTCGTGCTCGTTGACGACGAAGATATCGGTGCGGTCCAGCATGGCGGCCAGGACCGCCGGGTCGGCATTTTCGTCCGCCGGGGCGAAATTGAAGACGACCGTCGCGTCGTCCGGCAGCCGCCGCGCGAAAGCCAGTGTTTCGACCAGCGGTACTTCCATCTGGAAAATGGCCGTCGAGGCCGACAGGACGAGCGCCTCGGGCACCGCGTCGGCGGAAATCGTCAAATTGGCGCCGCTGGCGACGGTTATCGCGTTTTCCGCCGTATCGTCGACGGAAATGAAGGCGACGCCGGTCCGCTCGCTCGTCCGCTGCAGGGCGGAGACGTCCACCCCGGCACTGGCGAAATTGGCGGCGCAGTCATTGCCGAAGGAGTCCCGCCCGATGGCGCCGGCCATGGCCACGGAGCCGCCTGCGGCCCGGGCGGCGCGGGCTGCGGCGACCGCCTGGTTTGCGCCCTTGCCACCGAAATAGATGTCATAGGAGGCGGAAAGAACGGTCTCGCCCGGCCGCGCGATGCGCGTGACGCGCGACACCAGATCGACGTTCACGGAACCGAAAATGATGATGCTACCCATGATATCGCCTGTCCGATTGATACCAGAACCGCCGGGCGCATGGCGCCCGGCGGACTCGATAACAGAGGGTCGTCCGGTAGGACAGTCTCAGTTGAGCATTTCGGCCGGCAATGGCGAGCCGTGGTACTTCTGGTAGATGTCGTTCAGCTTGCCGTTCTTCAGGTTCTCGGCAATCCAGGCGTCCAGCTTTTCCTTGAGCTGCGTTTCGCCCTTGCGCACGCCCATGGCGAGATCGAAGACCTGGATGGTGAACTTGGGCTCGAATGCCAGTTGCGGATTGCGTTCTCCGATCTGGTTGATGAGCGTCTCGGACGTCGCCACGGCCGCGGCCTGGCCACTGACGGC
This genomic window from Aureimonas sp. OT7 contains:
- a CDS encoding ABC transporter ATP-binding protein → MLELKDIVVAHGDAAPVLDGCSLTLEPGERLLICGSAGAGKSTLASVASGIVPRLVTPTVFSGIHRVGGEDAGRLDRGSLFGAVGSVGQSVEDQLWDLGVEDLIAFPLENSGLAKPAIRERVDALIHDFGLNALRGRRVLTLSGGERRMVALAAAQADRPRYLVLDEPTTGLDPAATARLISLLERASVDRMGILVTEENAVPFGRLADAVQLLQNGRLTARRPMAECLADDAAWADCGLIAPASRPRKLEAVTPGADRLAVEHIRTRLQRGDGRPVLGDAGFRLQAGEIVGLIGRNGAGKTTLFQALLGLAPIAAGRVVIEGADAESWTAARRARSIAYLPQTMRRVLFNMTVREELLFAVTAGGAVDDEARQRAAHALATYGLAAHAETNPFALSARQQALLGLACADAAAAPVAILDEPLFGRDVHGRRMLDTFLQAQRRRGGAVLVISHDLDMVDDVAERLLILDGGAITHDGPTDTAWTSAAFAALGWPAPRNATRGEAA
- a CDS encoding energy-coupling factor transporter transmembrane component T, which translates into the protein MTRIHDINFFAKLGLAFALMVVAWAVPGWWWGVPIAAVTILVLAATGVPGLSAYLKGAGLLVLLVMASWIVNLAIQGMPWPDTIPVAAGMAARLVTTTAAFYFVMETSSPGSILAACSAARLPPVVTLVLSLTFGIIPMLREDFQRIADAQRARGMEIDDVPFFRRLRYSLARGVPLLVQAVRMAHAISLSLAINGFDMRRKRTTWRNVGLLVEPTLPPRRGTV
- a CDS encoding phosphoribosyltransferase family protein, with the translated sequence MTHSPMTGQHWTVDVAGLAVELPIVAIKPDFAISLMMVIDLGVRFGAHAGAALAQKVAPLRPDIIVGPATLGIPVAIETTRALGLDRYVVLQKSPKIHLGDALVQTISSITSTREQQLLLDRQAVPLIAGKRVVVVDDVVASGSSLKGAADLVRRAGGIVVGLGVILTEARDWLQTLGEDAALVHSLAHIPQFRNEGGTWVPMPETFLHNPD
- a CDS encoding HAD family hydrolase, with the translated sequence MRMETAFLFDLDGTLVDSVYQHVLAWKHALDEEGIALSVWRIHRRIGMSGGLFTNQLLRETGQDLTPERMERLRHLHAEAYRAQRASVQPLPGARALLKWLGEAGIPWAIATSGRMETARVNLEALGVDPDRSVVVTRDQVRYAKPDPDLFLAAADRLGFPIGNCMVVGDAIWDMLAATRARALGIGLLSGGYGREELQEAGAIRVYDDPADLLVHIDEVGGRR
- a CDS encoding PfkB family carbohydrate kinase, with product MGSIIIFGSVNVDLVSRVTRIARPGETVLSASYDIYFGGKGANQAVAAARAARAAGGSVAMAGAIGRDSFGNDCAANFASAGVDVSALQRTSERTGVAFISVDDTAENAITVASGANLTISADAVPEALVLSASTAIFQMEVPLVETLAFARRLPDDATVVFNFAPADENADPAVLAAMLDRTDIFVVNEHEAEVAGRLAGGADGLAELARRFGVQLVVTLGAAGVDLYAPDGAKRHFDAPKVVVVDTTGAGDLFTGTLAARVNEGMGLAEAVSAAAHAASIACTRPGAQVDVFADA